One segment of Arvicanthis niloticus isolate mArvNil1 chromosome 5, mArvNil1.pat.X, whole genome shotgun sequence DNA contains the following:
- the Xkr8 gene encoding XK-related protein 8, translated as MPLSIHPHVALDVIVGLVNALSFLLDLVADLWAVVQYMLVGRYLWAALVLMLLALSSVLLQLFSWLWLTADPTELHHLKPTRRFLALLHLLQLGFLYRCLHGMHQGLTMCYQEAPSECDLAYADFLSLDISMLRLFESFMEATPQLTLVLAIVLQSGHAEYHQWFGISSSFLGISWALLDYHRSLRTCLPSKQRLGWSSSAVYFLWNLLLLGPRICAVALFSAVLPYHVALHFLSLWLVLLFWVWLQGTKFMPDSKGEWLYRVTVALILYFSWFNVSGGRTRGRATIHLIFILSDSVLLVTTSWVTNGTWLPSGASLPVWVTIGGGCFFLGLALRTIYYLWLHPSCSWEPDLVDGTLRLLPPQRLPKLIYNRRATWLAENFFAKAKAQAALAEEVQLNGVL; from the exons ATGCCTCTGTCCATACACCCCCATGTGGCCTTAGACGTGATCGTAGGCCTGGTGAATGCCTTGTCTTTTCTGTTGGACCTGGTCGCCGACCTGTGGGCCGTTGTCCAGTACATGCTCGTTGGCCGTTACCTGTGGGCCGCCCTGGTACTGATGCTGCTGGCCCTATCCTCGGTGCTGCTACAGCTCTTCAGCTGGCTCTGGCTGACAGCGGACCCCACTGAGCTGCACCACTTGAAGCCCACGCGTCGTTTCCTGGCTCTGCTGCATCTTTTGCAGCTCGGCTTCCTGTATAG GTGCCTGCACGGAATGCATCAGGGGCTGACCATGTGCTACCAGGAGGCGCCATCTGAGTGTGACCTGGCCTATGCAGACTTCCTGTCCCTGGACATCAGCATGCTTCGGCTTTTCGAGAGTTTCATGGAGGCAACGCCACAGCTCACACTGGTGCTGGCTATTGTGTTGCAGAGTGGCCATGCTGAATACCACCAGT GGTTTGGCATCAGCTCATCCTTTCTGGGCATCTCATGGGCACTGCTGGACTACCATCGGTCCTTGCGTACCTGTCTTCCCTCCAAGCAGCGCCTGGGCTGGAGCTCCTCTGCTGTCTACTTCCTTTGGAACCTGCTGCTGTTGGGGCCCCGAATCTGTGCCGTCGCCTTGTTCTCAGCTGTCTTGCCCTACCATGTGGCCCTGCATTTCCTCAGCCTGTGGCTAGTACTATTGTTCTGGGTCTGGCTTCAAGGCACAAAGTTTATGCCTGACTCCAAAGGTGAGTGGCTATACCGGGTGACAGTGGCACTCATTCTTTATTTCTCCTGGTTCAACGTGTCTGGGGGCCGCACTCGAGGCCGGGCCACCATCCACCTGATCTTCATCCTCAGTGACAGTGTTCTGCTGGTCACCACCTCCTGGGTAACAAATGGCACCTGGCTGCCCAGTGGGGCCTCATTGCCAGTGTGGGTTACCATAGGAGGAGGCTGCTTCTTCCTGGGACTGGCTTTGCGTACAATCTACTACCTCTGGCTACACCCTAGCTGCAGCTGGGAACCTGACCTTGTGGATGGGACCTTAAGACTCCTTCCTCCCCAACGTCTTCCTAAGCTGATTTATAACAGGCGTGCCACTTGGTTAGCAGAGAACTTCTTTGCCAAGGCCAAAGCTcaggctgctctggcagaggaggTACAGCTGAATGGAGTCCTCTGA
- the Smpdl3b gene encoding acid sphingomyelinase-like phosphodiesterase 3b: protein MTHLGWLIFLAPWGVAGAELARFWHISDLHLDPNYTVTKDPLQVCPSAGSQPVLNAGPWGDYLCDSPWALINSSFYAMKEIEPKPDFILWTGDDTPHVPNERLGEAAVLSIVERLTNLIKEVFPDTKVYAALGNHDFHPKNQFPAQSHSIYNQVAELWRSWLSNESYTLFKRGAFYSEKLPGPSAAGRVVVLNTNLYYSSNEQTAGMADPGQQFQWLGDVLSNASRDEEMVYIIGHVPPGFFEKTQNKAWFRESFNEEYLKVIQKHHRVIAGQFFGHHHTDSFRMFYDNTGAPISVMFLTPGVTPWKTTLPGVVDGANNPGIRIFEYDRATLNLKDMVTYFLNLSQANVQETPLWEQEYRLTEAYQVQDAGTSSMHTALTRIASEQQILQRYYIYNSVSYNHLTCEDICRAEHVCAIQHVAFSTYAACLHGLSAKLVPGSLLILTLLPTLYVLEVL, encoded by the exons ATGACGCATCTCGGGTGGCTAATATTCCTGGCCCCCTGGGGAGTCGCAGGGGCTGAACTAG CGAGGTTCTGGCACATCTCTGACCTGCATCTGGACCCCAACTACACCGTAACCAAAGACCCCCTCCAGGTGTGCCCGTCAGCCGGCTCCCAGCCTGTGCTAAATGCTGGCCCCTGGGGTGACTACCTCTGCGATTCTCCTTGGGCCCTTATCAACTCTTCCTTCTATGCCATGAAGGAGATTGAACCAAAGCCAGACTTCATTCTCTGGACAGG GGATGACACACCGCACGTCCCCAATGAGAGGCTAGGGGAGGCGGCTGTGCTGTCAATTGTGGAACGCCTGACCAACCTCATCAAGGAGGTCTTTCCAG atACTAAAGTTTATGCTGCTCTGGGAAATCATGACTTTCACCCTAAGAACCAGTTCCCAGCACAGAGCCATAGCATCTACAATCAGGTGGCAGAACTGTGGAGATCCTGGCTTAGTAACGAGTCCTACACTCTCTTCAAAAGAG GGGCCTTCTATTCTGAGAAGTTGCCGGGTCCCAGCGCGGCAGGGCGAGTTGTGGTCCTCAACACCAATCTGTACTACAGCAGCAACGAGCAGACAGCAGGCATGGCTGACCCTGGCCAGCAGTTCCAGTGGCTGGGAGATGTCCTGAGCAATGCATCTCGGGATGAGGAGATG GTGTACATTATTGGCCATGTGCCCCCAGGGTTCTTTGAGAAGACCCAGAACAAGGCCTGGTTCCGAGAGAGCTTCAATGAGGAGTATCTGAAAGTGATCCAGAAGCACCATCGTGTCATAGCGGGGCAGTTCTTTGGACACCACCATACCGACAGCTTCCGAATGTTCTATGACAACACAG GTGCCCCCATAAGCGTCATGTTCCTCACACCTGGGGTCACGCCATGGAAGACCACACTACCTGGAGTGGTCGATGGGGCCAACAATCCAGGGATCCGCATTTTTGAGTATGATCGAGCCACACTCAACCTGAAG GACATGGTGACTTACTTCTTGAACTTGAGTCAGGCGAATGTACAAGAGACCCCACTGTGGGAGCAAGAATACCGCCTGACAGAGGCCTACCAAGTACAGGATGCTGGTACCAGCTCCATGCACACCGCACTGACCCGCATTGCCAGCGAGCAGCAGATCCTGCAACGTTATTACATCTATAACTCAGTCAGCTACAACCATTTGACCTGTGAGGACATCTGCCGCGCCGAGCATGTTTGTGCCATACAACACGTAGCTTTCAGCACTTATGCTGCCTGCTTGCATGGTCTTAGTGCCAAGCTGGTGCCTGGTTCCCTGCTCATACTGACTCTGCTGCCAACTCTGTACGTATTGGAGGTGCTATGA